The genomic DNA aatttagggagtcttgttttcagattagccttgttaaaatccccagctacaatgaatgcagcctccggataaatcgtttccagtttgcagagagttaaataaagttcgttcagagccatcgatgtgtctgcttgggggatatatacggctgtgattataatcgaagagaattctcttggtagataatgcggtctacatttgattgtgaggaattctaaatcaggtgaacagaaggatttgagttcctgtatgtttctgtcatcacaccatgtcacgttagtcataaggcatacgcccccgcccctcttcttaccagaaagatgtttgtttctgtccgcgtggagaaacccgctggctgcaccgcttcggattgcgtctctccagttagccatgtttccgtgaagcagagaacgttgcagtctctgatgtccctctggaatgcaacccttgctcggatttcatcaaccttgttgtcaagagactggacattggcgagaagaatgctagggagtggtgcacgatgtgcccgtctccggagtctgaccagaagaccgcttcgtttccctctttttctgagtcgttttttcgggtcgctgcatgtaatccactccgttacactggttgtaaggcagaacacaggatccgcatcgcgaaaaacatattcttggtcgtactgatggtgagttgacgctgggctgtatgtaatgaaacctaagatgacctggggtactagtgtaagaaataacacgtaaaaaaacaaaaaactgcatagtttcctaggaacgcgaagcgaggcggccatctctgtcggcgccggaagtcaagtATATGTATATCTACTGAATGTGGGGGAGGAGTGGACTTTAATGACGTCAAAAAGGACCCACACACTCAGATATGTAAAGATATAATGTGAAAATATGTAAATTGCCACGTACAGCACAAAATTAAACCTGGAAACGTGCTTATAAAACACAATAAGTTATTGATTAGGTAAGACTCTGCATTGCAGTCTATTATTGTGTAATTATTCATGTAGGCACACTGTAACAAGTATTACAGTGTAACAATAAGTAATTACAACACTTGCTACATTGTACTACATGAATAATTACACAGTAATAAGATCATTGTAATATAGTGTGCAACCATTGATTGATGTCAGAAtaacgtgtgtatttgtgtgttgcaGGTGTAGGTGCTCCTCTGATCATCAATAAGAGAGTGGGGGACTCCGTGGAGCTGCTGGCAGGCTTAGAGACAGAACATATAAAATCCTTGGAGTGGAAGTATATGGGAAAGGATATTGCAGAATTCAACTCAGATGTTGTATATTCACCTGGATCCCAGTTTGAGGGGAGACTAAAGATGAACACCAAAAACTACAGTTTAACAGTCAGAGAACTGACACTGCAAGACTCAGGGGATTTTCTACTTACAGGCGAAGGGGACAAAGGTCAGATTGACAGTAAGACCATCACTCTGAAGGTCCACGGTAGGCTGTTAATACCATTATTGCATCCAATTTTGATATCATTCTAATTTATATCCATAACCATGGCTGATGATCTTTAAACTATTACATAGATCTTGTAGTTTAATACTGACCTAACTCACCGTGCTTTGTTAAATATCCATCATATTTTCAAGTCTTTCTCCTGGTGGTATGGCTATGGTAGGACTGATTAtgagtctctatctctctcctggtTGGTCAGAGCCTATATCCAAGGTGGCGATCCAGACAGACATCAAGCTCTTGGCCAACCACTCCTGTACGGTGCTGCTGGTGTGCAACGTGTCCTCCTACCACAACATTACCTTCACCTGGGAGATAGACAATGAGATCTACGGGGATGGCCAGCAgattcacttctctctctcaccagcagagagagacatcagTGTACAGTGCAACGCCTCcaacctagtcagttggaaaactGCCTCTGCGACAGTAAAGTGTAGAAATGACACAAACACCCCA from Oncorhynchus tshawytscha isolate Ot180627B linkage group LG15, Otsh_v2.0, whole genome shotgun sequence includes the following:
- the LOC112254100 gene encoding SLAM family member 8-like, which codes for MSAGPFFSKHGILLLLGSIFQYGVGAPLIINKRVGDSVELLAGLETEHIKSLEWKYMGKDIAEFNSDVVYSPGSQFEGRLKMNTKNYSLTVRELTLQDSGDFLLTGEGDKGQIDSKTITLKVHEPISKVAIQTDIKLLANHSCTVLLVCNVSSYHNITFTWEIDNEIYGDGQQIHFSLSPAERDISVQCNASNLVSWKTASATVKCRNDTNTPGLAWYTMYIGISVGGAVVLILTVAVAVWYCRGRSNTEDQTDNAIYADIMDNTRSRDTRSISHVNPISIYETVNDLVSQD